Proteins found in one Tsukamurella paurometabola DSM 20162 genomic segment:
- a CDS encoding amidohydrolase family protein: protein MSSVHFSGFTLPGGERDEFWVTGGAITRDRAPADARLTGWAVPGYVDAHCHVGIVADGEPDLVQGRALALDDVRVGVTVIREPGSDLDTSPLDGQPGLPRFVRMGRHIALVKRYTRGLGEQLDDPSQLVDAVRRRTAEGHPWIKLVGDWIDRSAGDLAPLWPDDVLAEAVRVAHDAGARITAHVFGEDALPGLLAAGVDAIEHGSGLTEQTIAVMVEKGIALVPTMIQIENFPSIAAPAQEKFPVYHRHMIALFERREETFRAAWEAGVAMYAGTDAGGFNVHGALPREIAALAAVMPPEEAIAAASWRSRQWLGFAGIEEGAPADLVVYAEDPRPALAAGALPAPSAVLVRGDLVPL, encoded by the coding sequence ATGAGCAGTGTGCACTTCTCGGGATTCACCCTCCCCGGTGGGGAGCGCGACGAGTTCTGGGTGACCGGCGGTGCCATCACCCGCGACCGAGCACCCGCCGATGCCCGATTGACCGGCTGGGCCGTGCCGGGGTACGTGGATGCCCACTGCCACGTGGGCATCGTCGCCGACGGCGAACCCGATCTGGTACAGGGCCGGGCACTCGCCCTCGACGACGTCCGAGTGGGTGTCACCGTGATCCGCGAGCCCGGCTCCGACCTCGACACCAGCCCGTTGGACGGGCAGCCCGGGCTGCCGCGATTCGTCCGGATGGGCCGGCACATCGCCCTGGTCAAGCGGTATACGCGTGGCCTTGGAGAGCAGCTCGACGATCCGTCGCAGTTGGTGGACGCGGTGCGCCGGCGGACCGCCGAGGGGCATCCGTGGATCAAACTGGTGGGCGACTGGATCGACCGGTCGGCCGGTGACCTCGCCCCGCTGTGGCCGGACGACGTGCTCGCCGAAGCCGTCCGGGTGGCCCACGACGCCGGCGCGCGGATCACCGCCCACGTCTTCGGCGAGGATGCGCTGCCCGGTCTGCTGGCCGCCGGGGTCGATGCGATCGAACACGGCTCCGGGCTGACCGAGCAGACGATCGCAGTCATGGTGGAGAAGGGGATCGCCCTGGTGCCCACCATGATCCAGATCGAGAACTTCCCCTCGATCGCCGCGCCAGCACAGGAGAAGTTCCCGGTCTACCACCGGCACATGATCGCACTCTTCGAGCGCCGCGAAGAGACCTTCCGCGCGGCCTGGGAGGCGGGCGTGGCGATGTATGCGGGCACCGACGCCGGCGGCTTCAACGTGCACGGCGCCCTGCCGCGGGAGATCGCTGCCTTGGCGGCGGTGATGCCGCCGGAGGAGGCGATCGCCGCGGCATCGTGGCGATCGCGGCAGTGGTTGGGCTTCGCCGGGATCGAGGAGGGCGCACCCGCCGATCTCGTCGTGTACGCCGAAGACCCGCGGCCCGCACTGGCCGCCGGTGCGCTGCCCGCCCCGTCGGCCGTGCTGGTGCGAGGTGATCTGGTCCCGCTGTAA
- the ffh gene encoding signal recognition particle protein has product MFESLSDRLGGALSGLRGKGRLTDADIDATAREIRLALLEADVALPVVRAFVSRIKERAKGAEVSAALNPAQQIVKIVNEELVGILGGETRRINLAKTPPTVIMLAGLQGAGKTTLAGKLAHHLKKQGHTPMLVACDLQRPGAVDQLKIVGERAGVPTYAPHPGTSVGGEGTLGVSAADPVEVARGGIEEAKAKQHDVVIVDTAGRLGIDEELMGQARAIRDAVDPDEVLFVLDAMIGQDAVTTAQAFAEGVDFTGVVLTKLDGDARGGAALSVREITGKPILFASTGEKLDDFDVFHPDRMSSRILGMGDVLTLIEQAEQVMDQQKAEEAAAKITSGELTLEDFLDQMLMIRKMGPIGNLLGMLPGAGQMKDALAAVDDSQLDRIQAIIRGMTPAERADPKIINASRRLRIAKGSGVAVSDVNQLVDRFFEARKMMSQMAGFGAPKRIPKRKQKGKKGKKGSGRGPTQPKMRGGFPGMPAGMPGMPAGMDLSSMPKGLDQLPPGLEGIDMAALEEQLRKKR; this is encoded by the coding sequence ATGTTCGAATCCCTCTCCGATCGGCTCGGCGGCGCACTCTCGGGACTGCGCGGCAAGGGCCGGCTCACCGACGCGGACATCGATGCCACCGCGCGGGAGATCCGGCTCGCCCTGCTCGAGGCCGATGTCGCGCTGCCCGTGGTGCGCGCCTTCGTCTCCCGCATCAAGGAGCGCGCCAAGGGCGCGGAGGTCTCCGCCGCGCTGAACCCGGCACAGCAGATCGTCAAGATCGTCAACGAGGAACTCGTCGGCATCCTCGGCGGCGAGACCCGGCGGATCAACCTCGCCAAGACCCCGCCCACCGTGATCATGCTGGCGGGCCTGCAGGGCGCCGGTAAGACCACCCTGGCGGGCAAGCTGGCCCACCACCTCAAGAAGCAGGGCCACACGCCCATGCTGGTGGCCTGCGACCTGCAGCGGCCCGGCGCCGTCGATCAGCTCAAGATCGTCGGTGAGCGCGCCGGCGTACCCACCTACGCCCCGCACCCCGGCACGTCCGTCGGCGGCGAGGGCACGCTCGGCGTCAGCGCGGCCGACCCGGTCGAGGTGGCGCGTGGCGGTATCGAGGAGGCCAAGGCCAAACAGCACGATGTGGTGATCGTCGACACCGCCGGCCGGCTCGGTATCGACGAGGAGCTGATGGGCCAGGCCCGCGCCATCCGCGACGCCGTCGACCCCGACGAGGTGCTGTTCGTCCTCGACGCCATGATCGGCCAGGACGCCGTCACGACGGCGCAGGCCTTCGCCGAGGGCGTCGACTTCACCGGTGTGGTGCTCACCAAGCTCGACGGCGACGCCCGCGGCGGTGCCGCGCTCTCGGTGCGTGAGATCACCGGCAAGCCGATCCTGTTCGCCTCCACCGGCGAGAAGCTCGACGATTTCGACGTCTTCCACCCCGACCGGATGAGCTCGCGGATCCTCGGCATGGGTGATGTGCTCACCCTGATCGAGCAAGCCGAGCAGGTCATGGACCAGCAGAAGGCGGAGGAGGCCGCGGCCAAGATCACCTCCGGCGAGCTGACGCTGGAGGACTTCCTCGATCAGATGCTGATGATCCGGAAGATGGGGCCCATCGGGAACCTGCTGGGCATGCTGCCCGGCGCCGGACAGATGAAGGACGCACTCGCGGCCGTCGACGACAGCCAGCTCGATCGCATCCAGGCGATCATCCGCGGTATGACCCCGGCCGAGCGTGCCGATCCGAAGATCATCAATGCCTCGCGCCGGCTGCGCATCGCGAAGGGCTCGGGTGTCGCCGTATCGGATGTGAACCAGCTGGTGGATCGGTTCTTCGAGGCCCGCAAGATGATGTCGCAGATGGCCGGTTTCGGCGCTCCGAAGCGGATCCCGAAGCGGAAGCAGAAGGGCAAGAAGGGCAAGAAGGGCTCGGGACGCGGTCCCACCCAGCCGAAGATGCGCGGCGGTTTCCCCGGGATGCCCGCGGGCATGCCGGGTATGCCCGCCGGAATGGACCTGTCGAGCATGCCCAAGGGTCTCGATCAACTGCCCCCGGGACTCGAAGGCATCGATATGGCCGCTCTGGAGGAGCAACTGCGCAAGAAGCGGTGA
- the ftsY gene encoding signal recognition particle-docking protein FtsY, with product MTTSTIAILIAVVAVVLVLIALATGYYLNKRRQVSLKDETVEPKSLDKSGGYKAGGGFSFSEGTHEKEPVPATSKVEPKPKVEAAPVAPEAASAEPAAPAEPEPEITLADLAETEEQRLAEEKQAQEDARRTFAEEIAPDIATVAPQAPTEIEELENERAEHGERPLTQLDEIAPTEGRLDRLKGRLARSQSTVGASLLGLLGAGDLDEDSWEEIEDTLLMADLGTPTTLKVVEELREQVATHGVANAAEARALLRKVLIAEAHPEYDRSIKALPHAGAPSVLLVVGVNGTGKTTTTGKLARVLVADGRRVLLGAADTFRAAAADQLQTWAERVGADVVRGKEGADPAAVAFDAVAKGTEEGVDVVLIDTAGRLHTKTGLMDELDKVKRVVEKKAKVDEVLLVLDATIGQNGLSQAKVFAEVVDITGVVLTKLDGTAKGGIVYAVQHELGVPVKLVGLGEGADDLAPFEPGAFVDALLG from the coding sequence GTGACTACTTCGACCATCGCGATCCTGATCGCCGTCGTCGCCGTTGTGCTGGTGCTGATCGCACTGGCGACCGGCTACTACCTGAACAAGCGGCGGCAGGTCTCGCTCAAGGACGAGACGGTCGAGCCCAAGAGCCTCGACAAGTCGGGCGGCTACAAGGCCGGCGGCGGGTTCAGCTTCAGCGAGGGCACCCACGAGAAGGAGCCCGTCCCCGCGACGTCGAAGGTCGAGCCGAAGCCGAAGGTCGAGGCCGCGCCGGTCGCCCCCGAAGCCGCGTCGGCGGAGCCGGCGGCACCAGCGGAACCCGAGCCCGAAATCACGCTCGCCGATCTGGCCGAGACCGAGGAGCAGCGGCTCGCCGAGGAGAAGCAGGCGCAAGAGGACGCGCGGCGCACCTTCGCCGAAGAGATCGCACCCGATATCGCGACCGTCGCCCCGCAGGCACCCACCGAGATCGAAGAGCTGGAAAACGAGCGCGCCGAGCACGGCGAGAGGCCGCTCACGCAGCTCGACGAGATCGCCCCCACCGAGGGCCGCCTCGACCGGCTCAAGGGCAGGCTGGCCCGCTCGCAGTCGACCGTCGGCGCCTCGCTGCTCGGCCTGCTCGGCGCCGGCGATCTGGACGAGGATTCGTGGGAGGAGATCGAGGACACCCTCCTGATGGCCGATCTCGGCACCCCCACCACCTTGAAGGTGGTCGAGGAACTGCGCGAGCAGGTCGCCACTCACGGCGTCGCGAACGCCGCCGAGGCCCGCGCCCTGCTGCGCAAGGTCCTCATCGCCGAGGCACACCCCGAGTACGACCGCAGCATCAAGGCGCTGCCGCACGCGGGTGCACCGTCGGTGCTGCTCGTGGTGGGTGTCAACGGCACCGGCAAGACCACCACGACCGGCAAGCTGGCCCGCGTTCTGGTCGCCGACGGCCGCCGCGTTCTACTCGGTGCCGCCGACACCTTCCGCGCCGCCGCCGCCGACCAGTTGCAGACCTGGGCCGAGCGGGTCGGTGCCGATGTGGTGCGCGGTAAGGAGGGAGCCGACCCGGCCGCCGTCGCCTTCGACGCGGTCGCCAAGGGCACCGAAGAGGGCGTCGACGTGGTGCTCATCGACACCGCGGGCCGCCTGCATACCAAGACCGGCCTGATGGACGAACTCGACAAGGTCAAGCGCGTCGTCGAGAAGAAGGCCAAGGTCGATGAGGTACTGCTCGTGCTCGACGCCACCATCGGCCAGAACGGCCTCTCCCAGGCCAAGGTGTTCGCCGAGGTCGTCGACATCACCGGCGTCGTGCTCACCAAGCTCGACGGCACCGCCAAGGGCGGCATCGTCTATGCGGTACAGCACGAGCTGGGCGTGCCGGTCAAACTCGTCGGCCTGGGGGAGGGCGCCGATGACCTCGCCCCGTTCGAACCGGGCGCCTTCGTCGACGCGCTGCTCGGCTGA
- a CDS encoding [protein-PII] uridylyltransferase, producing the protein MAAPHESTTPGRSGAATELVAARNRLLDRASGPHRIDPHTLRSSMADLAEVWLATHGAAAGIGPDSGLALVAVGGLGRRELLPYSDFDLILLHDDGVAPERVTEAAESIWYPLWDAHIKLDHSVRTVPQAVQVAASDLSAALGLLDARHIVGDEEITNLLISGVRRQWRADIRSRLDDLIAQAGDRWRRSGEIAHRAEPDLKSGRGGMRDVQLLQALSLAQLTDGIPTPSGSGVGRSGNDLAHAYERLLDVRTELHRISGRARDQLRAQDADEIAAALRLGDRFDLARIISDSGRTVAFAVDTGLRTASNALPRRGVSRLRRTPVRRPLADGVVAHAGEVALARDARPERDQGLTVRVAAAAAASGLPISASTLHRLADVAPAPRSPWPAETVADFLALLGAGRNAVPVIEALDRTGLWGRLLPEWGAVRDLPPRDAVHTWTVDRHLMEAAAYAANLATRVARPDLLVLGALLHDLGKGRGGDHSVIGAEIAVAIAARMGLSATDTATLEAMVRHHLLLPATSTRRDLDDPDTLEFVADRIGRDPVLLELLHALAEADSLATGPGVWGDWKSGLIGELVRRTGRVLDGHPPPEPEPVDPEIVALAADGGTHVRIDPAPKLGPHTYTATVVSPDRRGVLARTAAVLTLAGLRVQSAIVNVAGESAVDSFVVVPVFGDPPDPAVVRQRLLAALDGTDVIAELRERDAAAPVQGDEAAPPLRVAAPPQLRWFDGTAGTAVLEVRAGDTPGLLARIAAALDQAGLDVRWARAATLGATVDDVFCLDANGDETAFRARAEAAVAAVLPEAAPPAPPEDTQRP; encoded by the coding sequence GTGGCGGCTCCGCACGAGTCCACGACTCCCGGGCGTTCCGGCGCGGCGACCGAGCTGGTCGCCGCGCGGAACCGCCTGCTGGACCGGGCATCCGGGCCGCATCGCATCGACCCGCACACCCTGCGGTCATCGATGGCCGATCTCGCCGAGGTGTGGCTCGCCACCCACGGTGCGGCCGCGGGCATCGGCCCCGACAGTGGCCTCGCGCTGGTCGCGGTCGGGGGCCTCGGCCGCCGGGAGCTGCTGCCGTACAGCGATTTCGACCTGATCCTCCTGCATGACGACGGTGTCGCGCCGGAACGCGTCACCGAAGCGGCCGAGAGCATCTGGTACCCGCTGTGGGACGCCCATATCAAGCTCGACCACAGCGTCCGTACCGTGCCGCAGGCGGTCCAGGTGGCCGCATCCGACCTGTCCGCGGCGCTGGGGCTGCTCGACGCCCGGCACATCGTGGGCGACGAGGAGATCACCAACCTGCTGATCAGCGGAGTCCGTAGGCAGTGGCGCGCGGACATCCGCTCCCGCCTCGACGATCTGATCGCCCAGGCCGGCGACCGGTGGCGTCGCTCCGGTGAGATCGCTCACCGGGCCGAACCGGACCTCAAGAGCGGTCGCGGCGGCATGCGCGATGTGCAACTACTGCAGGCGCTCTCGTTGGCGCAGCTCACCGACGGGATCCCGACACCGTCGGGCTCGGGCGTGGGGCGGTCGGGCAACGACCTCGCCCACGCTTACGAACGTCTCCTCGACGTACGCACCGAACTGCATCGCATCTCCGGCCGCGCCCGCGATCAGCTGCGCGCGCAGGACGCCGACGAGATCGCCGCCGCCCTCCGTCTCGGCGACCGATTCGACTTGGCCCGGATCATCAGCGATAGCGGACGCACCGTCGCTTTCGCCGTCGACACCGGACTGCGCACCGCCTCGAACGCGCTGCCCCGCCGCGGTGTGTCCCGGCTGCGCCGCACGCCCGTCCGGCGGCCGCTCGCCGACGGCGTGGTGGCGCACGCCGGGGAGGTCGCACTCGCCCGCGACGCCCGACCTGAACGCGATCAGGGGCTCACCGTGCGCGTCGCGGCCGCTGCGGCGGCGTCGGGACTGCCCATCTCCGCGTCCACCCTGCACCGTCTCGCCGATGTAGCGCCGGCGCCGAGAAGCCCGTGGCCCGCCGAGACCGTCGCCGACTTCCTCGCCCTGCTGGGGGCCGGCCGCAACGCCGTCCCGGTGATCGAGGCGCTCGACCGCACCGGCCTGTGGGGACGTCTGCTGCCCGAATGGGGCGCGGTCCGCGACCTGCCGCCCCGCGACGCCGTGCACACCTGGACCGTGGACCGACATCTCATGGAGGCGGCGGCGTACGCGGCGAACCTCGCCACTCGCGTCGCGCGCCCCGACCTGCTGGTGCTCGGCGCCCTCCTGCACGACCTGGGCAAGGGGCGCGGCGGCGATCACAGCGTGATCGGTGCGGAGATCGCTGTCGCGATCGCGGCCCGGATGGGACTCAGCGCCACCGACACCGCCACCCTCGAGGCGATGGTGCGCCACCACCTCCTGCTTCCGGCCACCTCCACGCGGCGTGATCTCGACGATCCGGACACTCTGGAATTCGTCGCGGACCGGATCGGTCGCGACCCGGTTCTACTGGAACTACTGCACGCGCTCGCCGAGGCCGATTCGCTGGCCACCGGTCCGGGCGTGTGGGGTGATTGGAAGTCGGGACTCATCGGCGAGCTGGTGCGCCGCACCGGACGCGTGCTCGACGGCCATCCGCCGCCCGAGCCCGAGCCCGTGGACCCCGAGATCGTCGCGCTCGCCGCCGACGGCGGAACCCATGTGCGGATCGACCCGGCGCCGAAGCTGGGACCGCACACCTACACCGCCACCGTCGTCAGCCCCGACCGGCGCGGTGTGCTCGCGCGGACCGCGGCCGTGCTCACCCTGGCCGGGCTCCGGGTACAGAGCGCCATCGTCAACGTCGCCGGAGAGAGCGCTGTGGACAGCTTCGTGGTGGTCCCCGTGTTCGGCGATCCACCCGATCCGGCCGTCGTGCGCCAGCGCCTGCTGGCCGCCCTCGACGGCACCGATGTCATCGCCGAGCTGCGCGAGCGCGACGCTGCGGCGCCGGTCCAGGGCGACGAGGCGGCGCCGCCGTTGCGGGTCGCCGCGCCCCCGCAATTGCGCTGGTTCGACGGCACCGCGGGCACCGCGGTCCTGGAGGTCCGCGCGGGAGACACGCCCGGTCTGCTGGCCCGGATCGCAGCCGCCCTCGACCAGGCCGGGCTCGACGTGCGCTGGGCCCGCGCCGCGACCCTCGGCGCCACCGTCGACGACGTCTTCTGTCTCGATGCGAACGGCGACGAGACGGCGTTCCGGGCCCGTGCGGAGGCCGCCGTCGCCGCCGTTCTCCCCGAGGCCGCACCGCCCGCCCCACCGGAGGACACGCAACGTCCCTAG
- a CDS encoding MerR family transcriptional regulator, translating to MTERDELFSIVDLAARTGLSVKTIRFWSDEGLVPPATRSAAGYRLYDAEAVARLELVHTLRTLGLDVKTVRSVLAQQTSLAEVADAHARALDAEIRTLRVRRAVLRSVATRNSTTEELRIMHEMATLSAAERQRIIDEFVDEAFAGIAPEAPGAHIATGMRSMPAVLPDDPTPTQVDAWIELAALVSDPEFRARAREMAVTGAQATEPPVMVDLEAARGPAEAGTDPASAEAGALLEALLPVGTDRAAMADQMVTFTDARVERYWSLLGVLNGWPPRPAMVTVALWVIAALRAHP from the coding sequence CGAGCTGTTCAGCATCGTTGATCTCGCCGCCCGAACCGGACTGTCGGTCAAGACGATCCGGTTCTGGTCCGACGAGGGCCTGGTTCCACCGGCCACCCGCAGCGCGGCGGGCTACCGCCTATACGACGCAGAGGCGGTGGCCCGGCTGGAGTTGGTGCACACGCTGCGCACCCTCGGGCTGGATGTGAAGACGGTGCGTTCCGTTCTCGCACAGCAGACCAGCCTGGCCGAGGTGGCGGACGCCCATGCGAGGGCTCTCGATGCCGAGATCCGCACGCTGCGCGTGCGGCGGGCGGTGCTCCGGTCGGTCGCGACCAGGAACAGTACGACCGAGGAGTTGAGAATCATGCACGAGATGGCGACGTTGTCGGCTGCCGAGCGGCAGCGGATCATTGATGAATTCGTCGACGAGGCTTTCGCCGGGATCGCGCCGGAGGCACCCGGGGCGCACATCGCCACCGGGATGCGGTCGATGCCGGCGGTCCTGCCCGACGATCCGACGCCCACACAGGTGGACGCGTGGATCGAGTTGGCGGCCCTGGTCTCCGATCCGGAGTTCCGGGCCCGCGCGCGGGAGATGGCGGTGACCGGGGCGCAGGCCACGGAGCCGCCGGTGATGGTGGATCTGGAGGCTGCCCGTGGCCCCGCGGAGGCCGGAACGGATCCGGCGTCCGCGGAGGCGGGAGCCCTGCTGGAGGCACTGCTCCCCGTGGGAACTGACCGGGCCGCGATGGCGGATCAGATGGTGACCTTCACCGACGCCCGGGTGGAGCGCTACTGGTCGCTGTTGGGCGTGCTCAACGGCTGGCCGCCGCGGCCTGCGATGGTGACCGTGGCGCTCTGGGTGATCGCGGCCCTGCGGGCGCATCCGTAA
- a CDS encoding P-II family nitrogen regulator, with amino-acid sequence MKLVTAIVKPFTLEDVKAGLEQAGILGMTVSEVQGYGRQKGHTEVYRGAEYSVDFVPKVRIEVVVDDAVVDSVVQVIVDGARTGKIGDGKVWVTPVESVVRVRTGERGADAL; translated from the coding sequence ATGAAGCTGGTCACCGCGATCGTCAAGCCGTTCACGCTCGAGGATGTGAAGGCCGGGCTCGAGCAGGCCGGAATCCTCGGCATGACCGTCAGTGAAGTCCAGGGCTACGGCCGCCAGAAGGGACACACCGAGGTGTACCGCGGCGCCGAGTACTCCGTGGACTTCGTGCCGAAGGTCCGTATCGAGGTCGTCGTCGACGACGCCGTCGTCGACTCCGTGGTCCAGGTGATCGTCGACGGCGCCCGCACCGGCAAGATCGGCGACGGCAAGGTCTGGGTCACGCCCGTCGAGTCCGTGGTGCGGGTGCGCACCGGCGAGCGCGGCGCCGACGCGCTGTAG
- a CDS encoding ammonium transporter yields the protein MLMSAALVLLMTPALAFFYGGLSRQKSVLNMMMMSVGSLGVVSVIYVLWGYSTSFSGEGNYLGLFDNPFTYFGLDQLTQTKEVAGETQYVLSAAGSGLPAIVFAGFQLTFAVITVALISGALAERVKFGTWLLFTAIWTTIVYLPLAHMVWGGGLLSGKEGGIAAAMFGTTDGAANVAPIDFAGGTVVHINAGIAGLILAIVVGKRLGFGKQSYRPHNIPFVMLGAALLWFGWFGFNAGSAGTANMTAGLAWVNTTAATAAAMLGWLAVEKFRDGHATTVGAASGVVAGLVAVTPACANISPVGAIGLGIVAGVAAAYGVGLKTKFGFDDSLDVVGVHLVAGLIGTISLGFIAKDTGLFYGGDYKQLVVQVVIALVAMAFTAVLTIAIAYALKPLGWRVDKESEADGIDNSEHAETAYDLV from the coding sequence ATGCTCATGTCCGCCGCGCTCGTGCTGCTCATGACGCCGGCACTGGCGTTCTTCTACGGCGGCCTGTCGCGCCAGAAGTCCGTCCTGAACATGATGATGATGTCGGTCGGCTCACTCGGCGTGGTCTCCGTGATCTACGTGCTGTGGGGCTACTCGACGTCGTTCTCGGGCGAGGGCAACTACCTGGGCCTCTTCGACAACCCGTTCACGTACTTCGGCCTGGACCAGCTCACCCAGACCAAGGAGGTCGCGGGGGAGACGCAGTACGTGCTGAGCGCGGCCGGCAGCGGACTTCCGGCCATCGTCTTCGCCGGTTTCCAGCTCACCTTCGCGGTGATCACCGTGGCCCTGATCTCCGGTGCGCTGGCCGAGCGCGTGAAGTTCGGCACCTGGCTGCTGTTCACCGCGATCTGGACCACCATCGTGTACCTGCCCCTGGCGCACATGGTGTGGGGTGGCGGCCTGCTCTCCGGTAAGGAGGGCGGCATCGCCGCCGCGATGTTCGGCACCACCGACGGTGCGGCCAACGTGGCGCCCATCGACTTCGCCGGCGGCACCGTGGTGCACATCAATGCCGGTATCGCGGGCCTGATCCTGGCCATCGTCGTGGGCAAGCGGCTCGGCTTCGGCAAGCAGTCCTACCGCCCGCACAACATCCCCTTCGTCATGCTGGGCGCCGCCCTGCTGTGGTTCGGCTGGTTCGGCTTCAACGCCGGCTCCGCGGGCACCGCGAACATGACCGCCGGCCTCGCCTGGGTCAACACCACCGCCGCCACCGCCGCCGCGATGCTCGGCTGGCTCGCCGTGGAGAAGTTCCGCGACGGCCACGCCACCACCGTCGGTGCCGCGTCCGGTGTGGTCGCCGGTCTCGTCGCCGTGACCCCGGCGTGCGCGAACATCAGCCCCGTCGGCGCCATCGGCCTGGGCATCGTCGCCGGTGTCGCCGCCGCCTACGGTGTGGGACTGAAGACCAAGTTCGGCTTCGACGATTCGCTCGACGTGGTCGGCGTCCACCTGGTCGCGGGCCTCATCGGCACCATCTCCCTGGGCTTCATCGCCAAGGACACCGGCCTGTTCTACGGCGGCGACTACAAGCAACTGGTGGTGCAGGTGGTGATCGCCCTGGTCGCCATGGCGTTCACCGCAGTTCTCACCATCGCCATCGCGTACGCGCTCAAGCCCCTCGGCTGGCGGGTCGACAAGGAGTCCGAGGCCGACGGCATCGACAACTCCGAGCACGCCGAGACCGCGTACGACCTGGTTTGA